In Eubacteriales bacterium mix99, the DNA window TGCTGTCTGCCGCCTCCCCGCTTTTCGCATAGCATCCTGTGGAGATGGTTGCCAGAGCACCACTATGGAACCTTACCACCGTTGTGGAAAGATCATCGGTATCATATCCGTCAATCCCCTTCACAAAGCCCCTGGTTCCAAGAGTAAATACCATTTCCGGCTCATCAAACACATAGCGGATGATATCAAACTGATGAATGGTCTGCTCTACGATCTGCCCGCCGGAAAGGGACTTCTCCTTCCACCATGGAGTCTCCGGCACACCGCCTATCCGAATGCAGTCAATGAATGTGACCTCGTTGTCCTTTATAAACCGGACATTTGGCTTTACCAGATTGCTGTAACGGCACTGGAATCCTGATGCCGTGATCAAGCCCGCCTTTTTCACTTCATCACGGATCTGCCTGGCCAGATCCAGATCCAGGGATAACGGCTTTTCCACAAAAAAGGGAATCCTCCGTCTTATGGTCTCCATCTCAATATCCCCATGGCAGGCAGGCGGAACGCAGATAAAGACCATGTCGGGCTGAACCGCATCATACATCTCTCTGAAATCTGTAAATGCCTTCCCGCTGTTTGCCTGTTTCACAAAACTTTCCGCCCGCTGGGGAATCAAATCACAAAAGCCTGCCAATTCAATGTCCGAAAACCCGAGGAAATGACTGAGATGATATCCGCCGATTCCTCCACAACCGATGATCGCCAATTTTTTCATTTCGTATCCTCCTGTTTCTGTTTGCGATTCTGTCCTGGACTTTTGATATCTGTTCCTTTCCTTCCTCCAAATTGTTTCTCCAAAATGGATAGATTCAAATCAATACACATGATACAGAAAAAGGCGAAATAGTTCAAGTTTATTTTTTGGACCTGGACCACTGGACGGCTTTATCCTGGAGATCATTCAATTCTTTCGAAACGTGCACCTTCTCCCCGGCAATGGATCTGCTGATCATGCTGGCAAAGGCAGGCTGCATATTGGAGCCGTAAAAAGGATTGATCTCATAGCCAGGATGGATTGCTTTTGCCATGACCTCCGAATTTTTGGCAAGAAACTTATCCTTTGGATCATACAGATCTTTACTGATCAAGTGACCAATCGCCTTAGGACCATAGTTCCTGTAATCCCATTCCTTCGTTTCCGGACCACACATATATTTCAGTATTTCCCATGCCTGCTTTGCATCCTTTCCAGACAAATGGGAGCAAATACCCATGCCATCTACAGGGGTCCAGTTGCCTCCGTCTGTTCCTACATGCATCGTTGGCTGATAACGTTCCAATAAAGATTCGTCCTTTGTGTTATAGTATTCATTCATAATAGCCACACCATTGTTATCCATTGCAATCGCTATGTCATTATCCTTCTTCCCAAATTTTTCTGCGCCCTTACCGGTTGTGGCTGCATCCGGTACGTATTGGCAGGCATCCACAATCCACTGCATAGTGGCTATAAACTCATCGCTGTTTAAGGACCACTTCAGATCAGCCGGATGATCGAATCGTCCGGTACACTCCACAGCGCCAAAATATTGACTCAGAGGAATCACATAATCATATTCAATGAATTTCCTTCCAGCCAGAGTCCATAATTTGTTTTCCTGTTTTGGGGTTGGTTCCAGTCATTTTGGCTGCTTTCTCCATAATTTCTTCCGGTGTTGGATTCTCAGATAAGTACTCCACTCCCCTTATCCGAGAGTTATCCGTCCCCAATCTTGCATTTCTTAAACCACAGCGATATAATCATCTGAAAGTGGGGAGCTTGTATTGCAGGCTGAGAGGAAGTCATCAGACTTCGACCCTGGAACCTGATGCGGATAATGCCGCCGTAGGGAGTCATATCTGATTCCTTTGATTCTTTCGGAGACACCGCAACGGTGTCTCCTGTTTTTTTGCCATAAAAAAATAGTAAACTGGAGAGTTTGTATACCATGAGAATAACGCAGCGTCTGCTTGACGCATCAAAAGAACTATGGGCGGCCTGCCATGCCCATCCCTTTGTCCGGGGAATCGCCGATGGCACCCTGGACCAGAAAAAGTTTCAATATTACATGGTGCAGGACTATCTGTATCTGTTTGATTATGCCAGGGTCTTCGCCATAGGCGTATCCAAAGCGCGTGACAGGCAAACCATGCGCCTGTTTGCCGGCTATATATCCCAGATCCTGAATGGAGAAATGGACATCCATAAGGACTATATGCGGCGGCTTGGCATCTCTCCCGAAGAGGCGGAACAGGCTCCCATAGCTTTGGACAACCTTTCCTACACCTCCTATATGCTCCGGGTAGCCTATGAAGGAGGCCCGGGTGAAATTGCCGCGGCCATACTATCCTGTGCCCTGAGCTACGAAGCCATTGCCGGGAAGATGGTGGAGGACCGTCCTGCCTGCGCGGATCATCCCTTTTATGGCGAGTGGATACGCGGCTATGCAGACCCCGGTTATGCGCAGGCCAACCGAAAGCTGATCGATGCGACCGGGCGGCTGACGGCAGACGATTCCGAAAAGCAGCTTCGGCATCTGGAGGAAATCTTTATCACCTGTTCCCGGTATGAACAGACTTTCTGGGATATGGCCTGGGAAATGAGGAAATAACCATGCTGACCTTTAAAAATGTAACCTTTCAATATAAGGAGGAGGACTTCTCCATCATCGACCACCTTTCCTTCCATGTGGACGATGGAGAGTTTGTATCCATCATCGGCCCTTCCGGCTGCGGAAAGAGCACTATTTTTCGTCTGGTGAACCGGCTGCAGGATCCAAAAAGCGGCAGAATTCTGGTGGAGGGAATGCCCATAGACAG includes these proteins:
- a CDS encoding Gfo/Idh/MocA family oxidoreductase, which codes for MKKLAIIGCGGIGGYHLSHFLGFSDIELAGFCDLIPQRAESFVKQANSGKAFTDFREMYDAVQPDMVFICVPPACHGDIEMETIRRRIPFFVEKPLSLDLDLARQIRDEVKKAGLITASGFQCRYSNLVKPNVRFIKDNEVTFIDCIRIGGVPETPWWKEKSLSGGQIVEQTIHQFDIIRYVFDEPEMVFTLGTRGFVKGIDGYDTDDLSTTVVRFHSGALATISTGCYAKSGEAADSKVVFSAKDGRAELRILNDLKLFGCRDSSGDSAKEDKGSKELVVQGDGTMTSSGSGGIVFKQEGDAGILCDRTFIDAAITGDGSRIRSPYEDALRSLEFTLACNQSMETGLPVKIENK
- the tenA gene encoding thiaminase II, encoding MRITQRLLDASKELWAACHAHPFVRGIADGTLDQKKFQYYMVQDYLYLFDYARVFAIGVSKARDRQTMRLFAGYISQILNGEMDIHKDYMRRLGISPEEAEQAPIALDNLSYTSYMLRVAYEGGPGEIAAAILSCALSYEAIAGKMVEDRPACADHPFYGEWIRGYADPGYAQANRKLIDATGRLTADDSEKQLRHLEEIFITCSRYEQTFWDMAWEMRK